The DNA sequence CCACTCGGCCTCGAATCCTCCTGCACCCCCGCCTTCTTGGGAGCCCGAGGTCAAGAGAGCGACAGGAGCCTGCCCCTTGGGGGAGGGAGCCTGTTACCCAGCGCGCACTTCACGGCCGGGGTCGCCAGAGTCGGCGTCCTcgctgcttttctttttctttcaatctgCGGCTTCTGCGTTTTGAAAGTCTTAGGTCAGAAGTTAGTGTGGCAAGTCTTCGTATCTTCTCTGCTGGAGGAACTGCCTGGAACCAAGTTATTGATTAGAGAAGCTGCTCTGGGCCACACGTTGGGTGGAAGCTGGGCAGAGTGCGAGCTGGTCTTTCCAGGCAGGGGTATGGGATTAAGGGGTGAGTGCCAGCTTaataaattacacattttaaacatGGGGACCAAGAGCAGTGACCCATCTACAATACTCGAGTAAAAAGACTTTTTCCTCAAGTAATTTGTGGTTTTGTATTTGGAATTAATTATCGGGAAAGTGACCACCAACTTAGCATCATTTGTGTCTCTGAAATCGTGCTTTTGTGGAAAGATGTTCAACTAGGAGGAGAGCTGAATGGTAGTCGTAGCTCTCACAGTAACTAGgctttctgagactcagttttgcTCTGAAAACGGGACAGCTCTGTCTCTGGGTCCTGTTGCATCCCACACCCCGCTCGCTGCCAGACCCTTTGTTGGTTGTGCTCAGGAGAGGACCTGTGCAGAGAGCAGAGCTGACCCGAAGAAAGAACTGTGTGACTGTCACACACGCAGTGGCCTGAACAACTAGAGGAGAAGGCAGGCTTCACAACAGAACACTCAGTTTTTAGATTCTTAgcttttttaaatcagaaaagtaaaataatcacgatttgtaagaatcactatgctaataataaataaaaaaattttaagcaaaaaaaaaaacaatcatcaCTCTTGCCCCCATGGTAAATAGACTGTGATAGATCTTTCCACTCCTTTCTAACGGCATAAGAAACATGAATGTACACAGGATTTctagtttgtcttttcaaaaatgagATCGTGTTTTGTGTATTTCTCTGTAAGTTGCATTTCTTACTTAACAGAATACCCATAGTGCTTCCAAGAGAGGGCAGTTTAACTCATTCTTTTTAGTAGCTGCATGGCATTACAGATTGTGGAAGCAACAATTTGTTCAACTGTTTCCTTACTGATGAACATTGTTTCCAGCTGGTGGCTGGTGGCTGCACGGTGTTGCAGTAAACATCTTTATATGTGTATTCTATGTACTAATAGCTTTACTGTTCATTGAGGTAGTTTTCTTTAACCTGTGAAGGAAATGGAACAAAGTTTTTTCTCAGATTggaatgtggttttattttagtttttttgatggctggcaggtatgaggatctgaacccttgaccttgatgttatagcactgcactctaaccaactgaactaaccggccagccccccatTTATCACTTTTAAACCCCAAATTATAGTTCTTTGTGTATACTTATGTATATACTTGTCTTACCTTTTTTGCATGACAGTAAGTGCCCTGTGGGCAAGATCTCTGCTGGGTCTATCTTTGTCATCAGTGTCAACAGTGGGCCTCATATCCAATAGTAGCTCCTCTATAAGTATGTGGTGAGCTGTGGATGACTACATCTCAGAAGTCACTGTACAatggaaagaagaggaggaaagtaCTGTAATTTGGTACAGTGATATATTAGTTTGGCATGTATTgcagaagagtgtgtgtgtgtgtgtgtgtctgtgtctggccagtactgggatctgagcgtgtgtgtgtgtgtgtgtgtgtgtgtgtgtgtgtgtgtgtgtgtcgccAGTACTGGGATATGagccctttaccttggtgttatcagtaccacactctaccaactgagctaaccagccagccctgcaaaagactttttttataaataaaaagtttctatACATCACATACAGTTTACCTTTATTAGATAGAAGATAAACTTTTTTCCCAACAAGTCAATAGCAAATAGTTTGAAATTATTCTAAATTTCTGAAATCATACATTTGACTTTAACAAGCAGCAGAAAAGCAAAGTGTTACCTTCTAATGTGTGGGCTTTTCTCAGGCCTTCTCCTCGGTTGTTGTGCACAGCTACAAAACAGAAGAACAATGGCCAGAACTTGGAAGAGGATGCGGGTCAAAATGAACAGAAGACAGATCCTCCCTCCACAGAAAAGATCCTCCTGGAAGAGAAGGTCAAGTTAGAAGAGCAGCTGAAAGAGACGATGGTAAGACTCACAAGCTCTTGTGGGATGTGTGCTCTGTTGCAGTTTCTCACATGGTCTACATGAAAGGGTCCAAGTTTCATTGATGACAGACCCAAGCCAGAGGGATCCAGTAGTGCAGTGGGCTCAGGTCGCAAGTTACTGCCAAAGCAGGGACTAGACCCAAATCTTTTGTTGCTCTGGTTCTGGCTTGAGAATAATCTTTACGTACTACATTTATTATATTGAGTTAAGAACTAAAATGATCTTTGCAAATGAGGAATACTCAGTATGGTTGTTTCAGCTGGAACttaggaaagaaaccagaaaatttCAAGTACTGTACAAGAATTGGGAGCAGGAGTGTGGTTATGCAGTGCTCTCAGGGCAGGAGTTTTATGTACTACTTAATATGGCTTATTATCCATGCGAAAAAGCATATAGATGGCACACGTCCAGTTCTTTAAGGATTTAAGAATGGTGACATCAAATATTTATGTGCtggtactgttctaagcactttatatacacAGTAGTCCCTTTATCCTGGGGGGACACATTCCAAGACTTCCAGTGGATGCCTGATACTGCAGGTAGAACTGAACCCTGTATGTGCTGTGTTTTTTCTCACACATACATAACCTGCGATAAAGTTTAATTATAAGTTAAgcacagtaagaaattaacaatcataactaataataaaatagaacaattataacaatactcATAACTGCATGCAATTTTAAAacctatgaattatttatttctggaatttttcattttatatttttggaccATAGTTGACAGcaagtaactgaaaccatggaaaagGGGGGTCTGGTGTGTTAATCCTCACTGCAGTCCTATGAGTAAACTGTTAATATccttatttacagatgaggaaactgaggcacagaaaggctaaGGAAACTTCCCAAGTTTCACCTAGCTACCAAATAGCAGAATCAGGGGTTCCACCATCCACCTCTCATTCCCCCAGCAGTGTCCAGGATAGCAAAACAAGTCTGCCCACCTCGTGATGTTGACCCTCAAGGGCCAATCTTGGCCCCCAGCCCTGAGGAATAGGGAATTCCTCAGAGCCCCTTTGGAGAGAGGCCCTCAGAGCCAGAGTTTGAAGTGGGACCGTCTAGCCTTTGAGCCCTTACTTTTAACCACCACACTATAATTGCCTCAAGACTGAAAATACATGCAGTGTCAAGAGAcagccaccccccacccaagtaatttataaatgttaaaaatagaaaagctcAGGAGATGAGTGAGCTTATAGGAAAAGCGGTGAGAAATGAGGAAGATACTGGAACTCGGGTAGTTACCACACAGTGAGTGAGTGAACTGAGCCACCTCCAGGCAACACTGAAGATACCCAAGTTTCATTGATGGGGTTTTATCTCTGATGGGATAGAGACCTAAACTTTCCGCTCCCATTCGTCATCATAAACCTTTCCTCCATGGTGTGGGAACTTGAAATGGGTCAGCACCTAACTAGGGTTCTAGGGTTCCCCTAAGTTGGACATCTGCTGGGAAATTAATGGTTCTTCCTTGAGGGGAGATGAGATCATCAGAATCACAAGGAAGTAGAAGTTTTTTCTTGCCCTTTACCGAGCTGTACACTTGAATGAGAATGAATATGTGACACCTTGACACTTTTCCCCCTCACTGGAAATGCTGACACAGGTTCAAGTTACTGTTATTATCAAGCTGCATTGTTTCAGTCCAGAATCTCAAAAGTAATAATAgatgttatttgtattttgacTTGGAGTTtgttatattatcatttttaaatcaagCTTGCTTTCCTATGAATTTGTTCCACATTTTAggtaaatttcctttttcctttttgcctatttttttaggAAAAGTATAAACGAGCTTTGGCAGATACTGAGAACTTGCGGCAGAGGAGCAAAAAATTGGTGGAGGAGGCAAAATTATATGGTAACTTTAAACCTTACATGGTATTGAACCTGGAAAGAAGATacctggggtggggaaggggagggagcacGCGTACGTAAGCATCAAAGAGCGAGGCTAGGCAGGGGCAGGGACGGGAGGCCCGGCAGTTGCATTCCATCCAGGGTTTTTAGATGGGTCAGCAGAACAGCTCTCTGTTGAGGAGCAGAAATCACGCAGTTGTGATGAGTGTGTAGGATGGAGGGCAAGGAGGTGCAGGCTGCTCCGTAAGGAGCACGTTCACTGCGCTTCCACATGAAGACCTTGGCGTGAGCCTGGAGCTAACTCTAGCAAGTTGGCCTCTGTGATGCCCTCCCTCTAGCCACCCAAGAGGTACTGCTGATACTGCTTCAGAGCTCCGTGCATGCTGTCTGCATTGTCACTTTTGGGTACTTTGGTCACTGtccttcccattttacagttgacaTATTGAGGTTTAATGACTTGGCACACATCACAAAGCTAGTAATAGCACCTATGGAAGGCTAGTGCTCCCAACTCCGTTCCTGTGGTTTTCAGTGGACATGAGGCCACCGTTTGAGGGCTTACTGTGGATCTATACATAACTGTCCCCTGGGTTATAGGTGAGGAGCCTAAGGCTTACAGTGAGAGGTTAAATAAATggcttgcccaaggacacagggGTAAGAGGCCAATGGGAACTAAGACTCAGATCCCATCCTGCTGCCACATTCAACACAGATAACAAATCCCTCCTTGGAACACTGTTTTCCTAGAGGCTGTCGTCTCAGTTTCCTCGTATTCTTCCTCTCCACTAGTCTGAGCTGTAAAAGTCTAGTTTCCTTGGGACTTGGTACCAGGTTTCTTCTCCCTGGGTGTCTTTTCCATTCTCACACAGGTTTCTACTTCCAGCTCAAGTATTTCTTCAGAGTTCTAATCTCATCCGACTACTTGACATCTTTGCTTGGCTGTCTcaagggtttgtttgtttgttttttaatggccAATGTGATAGTGTCAGAGGTATTTTAAccttaattttttccccttaatttttgtgattcctttcttcctcactttAGTGATACCGGGTCTCATCCCAGAAAAGGCTTttgggattttgttgttgttgctctaaATTGTCAAGCCGTTGAGATCCTAGGGCAAATAAATGATTTGACAAGTTATCACTGACTAACCCTTGCAGGAAGTAGACATTGCTCACAGTTTTGAATTGTCCCGTGTGGTGGATATGGAATGCAAACTATCTTCTTTAACCTCATTTAGGCATTCAGGGCTTCTGCAAGGACTTATTGGAGGTTGCAGACATTTTGGAGAAGGCAACACAGTGTGTTCCCAAAGAAGAGATCAAAGATGACAACCCTCACCTGAAGAACCTCTACGAGGGGCTGGTAATGACTGAAGTCCAGATTCAGAAGGTGTTCACAAAGCACGGCTTACTCAAGCTGAACCCCGTTGGAGCCAAGTTTGACCCTTATGAACACGAGGCCTTGTTCCACACGCCGGTTGAGGGGAAGGAGCCGGGCACAGTGGCGCTGGTCAGCAAGGTGGGGTACAAGCTGCACGGGCGCACCCTGAGACCTGCCCTCGTGGGGGTGGTGAAGGAGGCTTAGCTGCCTCCCGCAGGGTTTTTATTTCAAGTCATTTGCTATAACTCTTGAAAGGCGGCTTCATCTTTTCTCATCCACGAATACATTTGATCTTTTCCCAAACCTTGTTGGAAAGCTTAAGTAACCAGTGGCTAAACCAGAAATTAAGCCAGTTGCACAGTTGTGTTAATGAACTCTAATTTGGGAGTCTGTTCACTGATTTTTAGTGCCACATGTTTAATAGTCCCACATACTGAAAGAAGTGGGCCAGCGGGACACTACAGGACTTCTAGAGTACCATGAATAATAACATTGTATCTGCTCAAACTCTGGTGACATCCAAGTCtcttaaacaaataaaaggtCTTCGGGAAGTCTGCTGTTTGGCTACCTGTCTGCGCATGTCCGCAGTGTGTCTTCTGCAGCTTACGGTCCCACGCGCGTCACTGGCATAGTTAGCCTGCTACACGTTTCACTCAGGGAAGGAAAGGTGAGGGTTGAAACATTTTTCTTGCTAAAAAAGAATGTGTGGTGACCTTTGTGAAGATTTATGAGTTCATTTATAAATCAGTCACTACCTAGCTGTTAACAGTGACCCGGCTTTTCCGTGGAAATATAAAAGGAGCATGCATGCTTTGACAGTTCTCACCACCTTGAGTTTGACAGAATCAATTCCTTTTTCCCTGTTTTGTTTCTACAAAATGTAGAAATGTTTAAATCTATATTCAATAGTTACTAACAACCTCAAGGTATATTTCCTAGTAAGATGGATTTTCTCAAAATATGAGGACTGCATGCTTTggatacagatgctcctcaacttacagtGAGCGTGACACCTGATAAACCCTTCacagttgaaaatattgtaagttgaaGATGCATTTAATACGCCTAAGCTACCAAATAAAGCTCAGCCTAGCCTAACTCGAGTGTGCTCAGAATACTTACATTAGCCTGCAATTGGACagaatcatctaacacaaagcctgctTTATAATAAAGGGTTGAACACCTCATGTGGTTTGTTGATGCTGTGCTGAAAGTGAAAAGCACAATTGCCATGTGGGTGCCTGAAGTACGGCTTCTACTGAATGCGCATCGCTTCTGCGCAGTAAGTCAAGAAATCCATAATCTAACCATCGTGACTCAGGGACCGTCTACTTTAAATGTTAATGtgtaatttttaagttttatttaacaGATTAAAGCCCTCACGTTTATTTTCCTACTTTCTGATACGATTTGTGTCCTTTGGTGGAGACCCTTGAGCCACTGAGGTGAGTACAACCTAGCTTTCCCATCCTATCTGCTCCAGCCCCAAGGCTGTCTCCATGACAGATACATGCTTCCACTAGGGAGGGAGAGCAGCTTCCACTGACTGGCTATGCCTGGGCCTCCGTTGCGGGGAGATGTGTGGCCTTGCAGCGTCTTAGAAGAACACGAGACAGAAAGGGGACTGGAAACACTCAGGAGacacaacaagaacatacacaaTTTGTGAAAGTTGACTGTAGCCAAAGGACCttctattatttgtttacatTAGTATCTAGGGCTTAGGAAGAAAGGGGAGTGAGAAAGTACCTGTTACTAACTAGAAGAAGCAACCTTCCTCTGCCTTTGGTTCCAAGAGCTGCTTCTAGGATTGAAGGGCAATACTGGTAAGTCCGTTTACTGCATAAAAAAAAACGTGGCATAGTCAATGCAGTTTGCTTGGAATTTTGAAAGATGCAAGTAATAGTtccataattaaaatttaaatttatgccATTTCcagacattttcttccttttaagctACCTTAAATTATTTGGTCAAAAACGTACCCCAGAAATAAAGGCAACGTGTATTAGAGAAAACATGCCTAGGAGTTACAGCGGTGCTTATTTTTATACTGTGCAGCTGGGAGTACATCATTTTACCTCCCTGGAACTCACCTATAAAGTGAAGGCTGAAGGAGGGAAGTCACTTCAAGCTAGTTTCTATGAATGTGGCAGTCCCCTCCCCATCACCTCCAGCTGCAACTGCTAAGAAGCACTCGACCTGGACAGTCTGGCTTACATGTggcaaaatatttctttacagttagCTTCAATCATCCAGTCACCACTAATAGGAAAACAGCTTTTAATTATGTgcagttacagtggaaattaaagGCTTGTTGATGTTCTAATCAAGTTACTGGATTTTGCATAGTTGCAAAATGGGTAAGTTTTAGAATGTGGACAATCAAAACCAGAACTGAAAGTATAGCAGAACTTCAGAGGCACGTGAAAATCAGCCCAGCTCACGGGAGGCTTTTCTTTCTCCGGACATACTGCTGCTTTCAGGGAGTGGCTGTGGCATGAAAGAGTTTTTGCTTAGCAGAAAACATCTTTTAATGTTTTGGAGAAAAAACTGGTTTGATACAGAAGTGCCAAATGAACATGTCACATGAGATTTTTGCATCGTGGTTTTGGATGTCTGAAAAGATGTCCAAACTGAGACTTGGAGGAAGAAGTGATAAGAAGAAAGCAGTGACACTATTTTGTTCTCAACTCGTTTAATatgtaaaagggaaataaaaatggtagtcagTTTCGGTTTTTGATACATTCGTGGAATGTTGGTCATCCAGAGAGCATTATTTCAAATAGctgaagaattaatttttttgactCAAAGACAGTTTGTTTAAATTCTAAAATGACCTAATTCCATGGGATTATGGTGGCTAATTTACCatgagaattaaatataaaaatgtcgaGGCTCTGAGCTAACAGCAGAGGTAAGGACTAATGTGACAGTAGTAGCTGGTGTTGATGGGACAAGAGGCAACCAATAATAAAATGACTTCTCCCTTGTAACAGTgttaacattttaacataaatTAATTATACATTCATTATGGTGTTTTAGAACAGTCAAGCCTAAAATTCTTCATACCATCATCCAAAAGATATACATACTAAAAACGTGCTTAAGCACAAAGTTTTTCACTTGACAGCTCTTGGCCTGGGCCATACACATTTACAGGGACCTTCTGCTTCTCAAGCTTAATATTAAGTCTGGtaatcattttatataaaaataagactAAAAACCTCACCAAGCTAGGATTCTGGTGTAGAAAATCAATGAATGAGACTCCAGAATAGCTAAGGCCAGTCGTTCTCCAACTTCAGCTTGGCATCCCAGTCATGTGGGGGCTTGTAAAAGCAGCCAGAATTTCTGAATAAAGAGgacctgagagtctgcatttatAACGAGTTCCCAGGGGACACAGGCTGCTGCTCCTGGAACCCCACTTTGAGGACCACTAgctaaaacaactaaaaacagcACCATCTCCATCACTGTTCAGTGGTAGACAATGTCAGCTCTGTCGACCGTATTTATCCTGCAGGGGACAATATGGAGGTGGCCCTCATGACTAACACCACTGCTATCTTCTATTGTCAAAGAGAACCACCGAGCTTAGCTAATGGAGCACTTCTCTGCCAGCACGCAATGTATCTCACAACTAAAGCCACATCTGATACATTTGAAGTGTTTTATTTAATGCTGAAAAATTTATCCTAGGGGACAGAAGGAtgtaagaagaaaggaaaaggcaccaGAATTAAGTCATCCTCGGCAATGATGAGGtgtgttttcctcttttcttgcAAATAACTTCACTTTAATGTAACTTCCAACCCAAACACTCTGGGAAGTAAACAGTCTCTCGGTACCTATGGGGGATAGGAGAAGGCAAGACAAGCTCTAGGGAGGGGGAGCCGGGGTCATGGTCACTCCATGGACTCGACAGCAGGGTCTTGGACAGGGGAGTCCTGAGCAGCCAGAAACAACTTCCTAAGGTCTCAGGAACAAGGTACCATGTGCGTCCTTGAAAGAGGGCCCTGGAAAGAACTTGTAACCAGGCTGGGAAGAAGCCACTCCTGCACCTGACTGAAGGCAGTGGCCGTGCAGCAGCAGCCAGGCCCCCAGGTCACACGCTGGTGCTGCTAGGCCGGGTGGCCTGCGCACTCTAGTGCATACCTGGCCAGGCAGGCATGGCCACATTTCCTGTGACTGGGTACTTGCAGCTGTGATGAAACTTGAGGAGCTAGTACCAGACCTCAGAACTCTCAGCCTTTTTAAAACGGGTGCTTCCGAGTAAAATACACTGCTGGTACTAACAGCAGCAATAGGCAGCCATGGGAAACTGCTTTAGAGCATCTGGCAGTCTATCCTGGTCCTTGTGCCCTTGCCACTATGTGCTCTTCCATTCCTGGGGACGTGGCCATGCTCCCAGAGCCTGCCCGAGGCACTGCTCTGCCCACAGTAAAGTGAGGCAAGGGTCGGTGTCGGGATCTGGGACCCACAAGCTTGGCCTTTGCCACTGCCAGTAGTTAAGTGGAAGCTCGCTTGGTCACTGTGCTCAACCAACAGCTGCTGCCTCTGCAGTCTCTAAGCAAATGTCATCCTGTCGCTGTCCTCTGGTCTCACTCTCTCCATCTGCCACACAGCAGAGGAATCTGTGCCTGGCCCACCTCCACATAAAGTGCCATGTGCCTGGCCGCGTTGGGACAGCCATGGCAGCAGTGGGTGGGGCCCACCGGGGAAGAGCTGTGCCCCCAGCAGGAAGTTGATGGCTTGTCGGTCGTGCAGGAAAACGGTACTCCTGTTACCCACAGCACAACAGGTTTTGTACCCAAAGGGAAGAAAGctcacaaaataaaagtaaattctcCAATCTCACAATACTCTCCAAACTGAGCACACGAAGGCAAATCGTCATCTTAAAGTATCACTTTCAGGAGTAAGTTAAGAGACACGTCTGCTCCCCATGACCTAGCGTAAGACTGGTGCTACTGGGAGTGCTGCTTTCAGAGGACCATGAAGAGAATCTTTTAAAAGGACtcaatttgtttaaaaagagCAACAGTGGAGGGAAAAAGCACTTCGTCCCCCTCCCCGAGTCCTTTTGGCTCATGAACTATTTTAGCATCACTCTCCCGGCTTCAGGAAGCATCCCTGGATATCCAGCCACTCTCTGTGAGGAAatttaaaatccttttctttAGGACTTTGTCCAGATAGCTAGGAAGGCGGCTTTTGGAGGGGATGCCCTGTCGCTTCTGGAGGTGGTCCTTGATGATGATGGTTTTCACAGTCACGTAGCGGGCTGGGCTCAGGTTGACCGAGCTGCAGAGCGCCTTCTCACGGTCGGACA is a window from the Cynocephalus volans isolate mCynVol1 chromosome 9, mCynVol1.pri, whole genome shotgun sequence genome containing:
- the GRPEL1 gene encoding grpE protein homolog 1, mitochondrial — translated: MAARCVRLARHSLPALVLSLRPSPRLLCTATKQKNNGQNLEEDAGQNEQKTDPPSTEKILLEEKVKLEEQLKETMEKYKRALADTENLRQRSKKLVEEAKLYGIQGFCKDLLEVADILEKATQCVPKEEIKDDNPHLKNLYEGLVMTEVQIQKVFTKHGLLKLNPVGAKFDPYEHEALFHTPVEGKEPGTVALVSKVGYKLHGRTLRPALVGVVKEA